The Euleptes europaea isolate rEulEur1 chromosome 9, rEulEur1.hap1, whole genome shotgun sequence nucleotide sequence ttgcccttttctactactgcagccagaaaatattcttgcaagtctttaaggtgctcctggactcttgcccttttctactactgcagccagaaaatattcttgctcgtctttaaggtgctactggactcttgcccttttctactactgcagccagaaaatattcttgctagtctttaaggtgctactggactcttgcccttttctactactgcagccagaaaatattcttgcgagtctttaaggtgctcctggactcttgcccttttctactactgcagccagaaaatattcttgcaagtctttaaggtgctcctggactcttgcccttttctactactgcagccagaaaatattcttgctagtctttaaggtgctactggactcttgcccttttctactattgcagccagaaaatattcttgcgagtctttaaggtgctacaggactcttgcccttttctactactgcagccagaaaatattcttgcaagtctttaaggtgctcctggactcttgcccttttctactactgcagccagaaaatattcttgcaagtctttaaggtgctcctggactcttgcccttttctactactgcagccagaaaatattcttgctagtctttaaggtgctacaggactcttgcccttttctactactgcagccagaaaatattcttgcaagtctttaaggtgctcctggactcttgcccttttctactactgcagccagaaaatattcttgcaagtctttaaggtgctcctggactcttgcccttttctactactgcagccagaaaatattcttgctagtctttaaggtgctactggactcttgcccttttctactactgcagccagaaaatattcttgctagtctttaaggtgctcctggactcttgcccttttctactactgcagccagaaaatattcttgcaagtctttaaggtgctcctggactcttgcccttttctactactgcagccagaaaatattcttgcaagtctttaaggtgctcctggactcttgcccttttctactactgcagccagaaaatattcctgctagtctttaaggtgctactggactcttgcccttttctactactgcagacagaaaatattcctgctagtctttaaggtgctcctggactcttgcccttttctactactgcagccagaaaatattcttgctagtctttaaggtgctcctggactgttgcccttttctactactgcagccagaaaatattcttgctagtctttaaggtgctcctggactcttgcccttttctactactgcagccagaaaatattcttgcaagtctttaaggtgctcctggactcttgcccttttctactactgcagccagaaaatattcttgcaagtctttaaggtgctcctggactcttgcccttttctactactgcagccagaaaatattcttgctagtctttaaggtgctactggactcttgcccttttctactactgcagccagaaaatattcttgctagtctttaaggtgctcctggactcttgcccttttctactactgcagccagaaaatattcttgcgagtctttaaggtgctcctggactcttgcccttttctactactgcagccagaaaatattcttgcgagtctttaaggtgctcctggactcttgcccttttctactactgcagccagaaaatattcttgcgagtctttaaggtgctcctggactcttgcccttttctactactgcagccagaaaatattcttgcaagtctttaaggtgctcctggactcttgcccttttctactactgcagccagaaaatattcttgcaagtctttaaggtgctcctggactcttgcccttttctactactgcagccagaaaatattcttgcaagtctttaaggtgctcctggactcttgcccttttctactactgcagccagaaaatattcctgctagtctttaaggtgctactggactcttgcccttttctactactgcagacagaaaatattcctgctagtctttaaggtgctactggactcttgcccttttctactactgcagccagaaaatattcttgctagtctttaaggtgctactggactcttgcccttttctactactgcagccagaaaatattcttgctagtctttaaggtgctcctggactcttgcccttttctactactgcagccagaaaatattcttgcaagtctttaaggtgctcctggactcttgcccttttctactactgcagccagaaaatattcttgctcgtctttaaggtgctactggactcttgcccttttctactactgcagccagaaaatattcttgctcgtctttaaggtgctactggactcttgcccttttctactattgcagccagaaaatattcttgcgagtctttaaggtgctacaggactcttgcccttttctactactgcagccagaaaatattcttgcaagtctttaaggtgctcctggactcttgcccttttctactactgcagccagaaaatattcttgcgagtctttaaggtgctcctggactcttggccttttctactactgcagccagaaaatattcttgcgagtctttaaggtgctcctggactcttgcccttttctactactgcagccagaaaatattcttgctcgtctttaaggtgctactggactcttgcccttttctactactgcagccagaaaatattcttgctcgtctttaaggtgctactggactcttgcccttttctactattgcagccagaaaatattcttgcgagtctttaaggtgctacaggactcttgcccttttctactactgcagccagaaaatattcttgcaagtctttaaggtgctcctggactcttgcccttttctactactgcagccagaaaatattcttgcgagtctttaaggtgctcctggactcttgcccttttctactactgcagccagaaaatattcttgcgagtctttaaggtgctcctggactcttgcccttttctactactgcagacagactagcacggcctGAGAAAAGCAAGGCGCGATTTGCATGCCAACGGAAATCTATGGGGTGGGAAGCAAAGCGCAAGGGGGGAAACCCTACCAAGCCAggagcagagagagggagagagggggctgGCTGGCCGGCCCCAGCGGAGGGGAAGGCGAGGCTGACCTGAGCGGCTTCTTGGACAGAGGGCACACGAGGATGTCCAGCAGGCCGGGCTCCAAGGGcggtcgctgctgctgctgctgctgccctggcCCGTCCGGCCCGTCCTCTGCAGCCGCGGCGCACAAAGCCCGGCCGGCCGCCGCCTGCAGCTTCCCCCGCCGCCAAGCGCGAGCCAGGAGCCGGAGCCCGGGCGGCGCCAGCATGGTCCGCTGCAGGCAGCCGCTGCACTGCAAGGGCAGGGAGGCGGAGGGAAGGAACCGGTTGTGCAGGAGGAGCTGCTTCCTGCCCGGCCCTGCAAAACAGTCCCTGAGCTGCGGTTGCTGCCGGGGCTGCGAGTCGGGTTCCTAGCCGGCGCCGAAGAGCTTGcacattgatgcacgggaggttttgccttgggtttgcctagatgcacgtttcccccctaCCCGAATTCGCAAAAccctgcacgggggcttattttatttttttttaataatttttttattgaattttacaatccaaaaagaaaaagaaaacaatcgtattgaaaagaaaaaaaagaagaaaaaatatataaaagggtattcacataacacattcgatacatttcagtttttaatacattcatcaaaaagtaccttttccccccacccaccaaaataaacaagtgacccatcaccaagacttccaaagaagtgtccggtagttttatttattagttatctaaaatttaattttacttaaaacataattttctatatctcactaaataacaaggtaaaatccatttttgccatcttgtcccaatatgaggtggccttagaccatgtttgcttCAACTCTTCCAAAATCATTTCCgtgcagaaattccgttaatctggccatcctcatatataaccacaatttctctctccagtctataattgaaGGCTTACTTGTTTGtacggggggcttatttttgagtcctgagaatttgggtggggggggggaatgtgcatctagagtgcgGCAAAATCCGAGGAAAaactgaagtgccctggttgcctattcatggaaggttttgcattggatttgtcactccatcgatgcacattttccccatctgaattctcaaaactttgcatggcggcttattgttgagtttggagaatatggattgggggaaaagtgcatctaaagagtggcaaatccaatgcaaaaccttccatgaataaatggccacagagtccaatgtagacaactaggaggaggttaaaaagagcaacagttctttatttagctaaacacagacatggcttttgtttttgcattttttttctatATTAAGGTTTGCAGCCTTACTTTAGGAAAAGTCCAGGGTGAACGTAGCAGGTTTTATTCATGAGTAAGCATGCTTGAGATTGCAGTACAAGGCTGTAATCCTTTAAAGTGCTACTTAGGAGTCAGTACCATTTAAATGAGTGAGATTTACtcttgaagaagaggagttggtttttatatgccaactttctcaaccacttaagaatcaaaactgcttacaatcaccttcccctccccacaacagacaccctgtgaggtgggtggggctgagagagtgtgactagcccaaggtcacccaactggcttcatgtgtaggagtggggaaacaaatccagttcaccagattagcctccgccgctcatgtggaggagtggggattgtattcttccttaagtggaggagtggtttgattcttccttaaggggtagagaaagtgggtatataaaaaaacaactcttctttcttttttatttttatttttctgttttattgtgattttaattgatgtttgccaccttgtggacctCTGTGTAAGCGCacatgtgtgccatcaagtcacagctgttttatggggaccctgtagggttttcaagacaagagatgttcagaggtggtttgccattgcctgcctccccgtgggctgagagagttctgagcgaactgtgactggcccaaggtcatccagcaggctttatgtggaggagtggggaatcgaacccggttatccagattgaagtccacttctcttcaccactacaccatgctggctccctggcctcatcagatctcagaagttaagtggCGTCAGCCCTGACTAGTAATGGGATGGGAGACCTACCAAGGAATAATAgtattgttatgcagaggaaggcagttgcaaaccacctctgttagtctcttgccttgaaaatcctactgggttgtcataagtcggctgcaactggaCAGCGCTTTTGTGGACCTAAGTAAAGTCAAAAAAGTAAGATACATATTTCTTTTTTCAGTTGTTAAATATGCTTAAGTTAGTATAAATAATCTGACTATTCTTGGGTTCCTCAGGTGGATTTCATTGGAGAACCTGGAATTGATGATGGAGGGCCGTCCCAAGAGTTCTTTACAATCCTCGTAAGGGAACTGTGTGCTCCAGAAACACAGATTTTTCAGCAGTTTGAAGAGTCCCATCTGATTTGGTTTTCCAGCCAGGTAAGATGGTTCTGCTTTCATGCTGCAGTTACTTAAACTAGAAGAACATGTCTTGCAGAATCCGAGGCCAGTCTTTCTGATCTAGCATCCAGGATTGTGTATGTGTtccgtgccatcaagtcgcttccgactcatggcgaccctatgaatgaaagtcctccaaaatgtcctatctttgacagccttgctcaggtcttgcaaattgcaaTGTATTACATTGAGGATTACATTGGGTGAAACCAGATGCGATGCTGGGGGATCTGTGGTTGGATCTCCAGCATGTCAGTAGCAGCCTATCAGATGTCAGTGAGTTGGCCTTGTATGCCAGAGGTCGTGAGTTGTGACTTTCAGTGGTGCCCTTGTCTTCCCATTAAGACCAAAAGGGGATTGTTTTCCTGTCGGGGAGTGGtcagttcagtggtagagtgtgTGCTTTGCACGCAGATGGTCCCAAGGTCAATCCCTGTAATCTCCAGATAAACAATCTCAGGTTTCCTATAGGGAATCAACCAAAGGGGGGGGAACGGGGACACGAACCCAAATCAAAAAAAGTACAGGGAACCTAATTGTTGACAGAGaactaaaaattattttaaaatatttgtatatatttgtttaaaaagtaaaggtcccctctgcaagcaccgggtcattcctgacccatggggtgacgtcacattccaacgtttactaggcagactctgtttgcggggtggtttgccagtgccttccccagtcatcttccctttacccccagcaagctgggtactcgttttaccgacctcggaaggatggaaggctgagtcaaccttaagctggctacctaaaaccaacttccatcgggatcgaactcaggtcgtgagcagagcttggactgcagcttaccactctgcgctacaggGCTcctatatatttattaggtgtacacaataaaatatcTTTCAACTtggtaatttgctcacacaagtaTCTGATGGGAAAAAATTATGTCCCCAGATGTGTTGTAACATCAAGTGACAAAATCTGTAGAAATGTTGGAAGACCTCTTACTGGTGTTATTAAATcacatctagccacacaggatatCAGGTTTACCAATTTCAGataaaataccttgtaaagtgcatttctggatgtgtttttgaaAAATCATGTGTtatataatttgaccactgaggaaggcccaacaggCTGAAACGTGTATGGTCTATTGGccatttatattttacatatcagtattgattatttttgtaatggttTATACTTGTGATTTTATATGTATCCTGCAGTCCAGACTCAGTATTTTTTATCCATTGTATTGTGTaacctaataaatatataaataaaattccaAAGAATTTTTAGTTCCCATAGGGAGACCCTCTGctgctcctagtcaaaatggacagtcctgagctagatggaccaatgatccgCTAAATATATGCAAGATCGTCtctttggctgcttccacatggtgaTGATTCTCCACATGGTGATGAAGCctccacagcagcagcaaagcaTTCACACAACAGTTTTTCCTGTATTTTTCTTGCCTCAGCCCCTGCAGTCATCATTCCCTgcttcaccactggagggctttaaaaaactTGCAATtactagtttcagagggtagccttgctggtctgcagtagaacagctagattcaagccctatctgacgaagggaacattgactcttgaaagcctatGCCCCCAAAAGTCTTGCTGGTCtgtaaggtgcttctggactcaaccTAGCTGTTTATAACTTGACATCCTCTTTGCCCATTCAAGCATCTAATTCCCTGCTTTGCACTTATGCCGAATTTTCAAACTAGGCACCAGCAGAGGAAGACATATATTTTCTGATTGGGAATCTATTTGGAATGGCGCTCTATAATAAGAAGAttgctgccttccctttccctctcgcTCTGTTCAAGAAGATGACAAATGTTCCAGTGACTCTGGAAGATTTGAAAGAGCTCTCCCCTGTAGAAGGAAGGTGAGgagtatttttatttgtttgtttagtttattttactttatttatatctcacctttaaCCCcattggagacccaaagtggcttacatcattctcatctcctccattttactctcacaacaaccttgtgaggtaggttaggctgagagagtgggtgactggcaaaaggtggggattcaaactgggatttcccagatcctagtctgacactctaaccactacaccgtgtcATCTGTCTGTGGAGTAATATTCCATAGATCCTCACGTTGTAAAATGAATATTGGGTGAAGTGTCCTTTCTGTGTTTTTATGTTCAGAGTCATGTGGACTTTACATGGTCCTTCACTTTGGCAAAACTTTCTCTGTAGGAACAGGGTATTAGAGCTGTAACGTAACTGCATAGTTAAGCTGCAATATTAAGCatgcttacagtgcagtcctgtgcaga carries:
- the PYURF gene encoding protein preY, mitochondrial, which gives rise to MLAPPGLRLLARAWRRGKLQAAAGRALCAAAAEDGPDGPGQQQQQQRPPLEPGLLDILVCPLSKKPLRYEESTNELINEELGIAYPIVDGIPNMIPQAARMIGKENQEK